A genomic stretch from Sinorhizobium terangae includes:
- a CDS encoding phosphatase PAP2 family protein — translation MNQPLASTAWIFLTTLLLVLAFVPFDPQLSHWAQNLPDEIVEFNREITDIGSAAWMIYTSALLLLVAFIVRRTAHQDALRHKARTARNLSAYFLLTIGTASTVVHGLKFLIGRARPELFAEYGAYSLTPFTSDRLFESFPSGHSTAAGALFGAFAMLMPQLRPVFLILALAIGVSRVIVGAHYPSDVAAGLLLGLWVAIMVAFVFARQGWLFRLDAGGWPAPKRAISQQKEK, via the coding sequence ATGAATCAACCGCTTGCTTCCACAGCCTGGATCTTCCTGACGACGCTGCTGCTCGTGCTCGCATTCGTCCCCTTCGATCCGCAATTGTCGCATTGGGCTCAGAACCTGCCGGACGAGATCGTCGAGTTCAACCGGGAGATCACCGATATCGGCAGCGCGGCCTGGATGATCTACACGTCGGCCCTGCTTCTGCTCGTCGCCTTCATTGTCCGACGTACGGCGCATCAGGACGCGCTTCGGCACAAGGCTCGAACCGCGCGCAATCTGTCCGCCTATTTTCTTCTGACGATCGGCACGGCAAGCACGGTGGTGCATGGACTGAAATTCCTGATCGGCCGCGCACGCCCGGAACTTTTCGCTGAATACGGCGCCTACAGCCTCACGCCCTTCACGAGCGACCGGCTGTTTGAAAGCTTCCCTTCGGGTCATTCAACGGCCGCCGGCGCCCTGTTCGGTGCCTTCGCGATGCTGATGCCGCAGTTGAGGCCCGTGTTTCTGATCCTGGCGCTGGCGATCGGCGTCTCGCGGGTGATCGTCGGCGCGCACTATCCGAGCGATGTCGCCGCCGGCCTGCTGCTCGGTCTTTGGGTCGCGATTATGGTCGCCTTCGTTTTTGCCCGGCAAGGCTGGCTCTTCCGGCTGGACGCAGGCGGCTGGCCGGCGCCGAAAAGAGCGATTTCCCAGCAAAAGGAAAAATAA
- a CDS encoding MFS transporter produces the protein MANVATVDGAKAGPMTGEERKVILASSLGTVFEWYDFYLYGSLALYIGATFFSQYPSTTQSIFALLAFAAGFLVRPFGALVFGRLGDLVGRKYTFLVTILIMGLSTFLVGVLPGSASIGISAPIILIGLRLLQGLALGGEYGGAATYVAEHAPHGRRGYFTSWIQTTATLGLFLSLVVILLVQFAVGKEAFAEWGWRVPFLLSCVLLGVSVWIRLKMNESPAFKKMKEEGKGSKAPLTEAFGQWKNAKIAILALFGAVVGQAVVWYSGQFYALFFLTGVLKVDGQSANLMVAASLLIGTGFFVVFGWLSDKIGRKPIIMAGLLLAMLTYFPLFKALTWAGNPALAEAQENVRATVTAAPGNCNFQFNPTGVQKFTSSCDIATAFLTKNSVPYDVVSTAAAGTPATVKIGETTITSYDAIAAGDKAKAEDAAFSKQVNMALQAAGYPLVRGVAKVPDSKLDAFVAANPELALDAAAVRAGEKAMVPADKLVADKLLTKEEVGGAKEMAVYAIDKGGAFTMVADPARVNWTTIIAVLSVLVIYVTMVYGPIAALLVELFPTRIRYTGMSLPYHIGNGWFGGLLPATAFAMSAARGDIYYGLWYPIVFAGITLVIGLLFLPETKDRDIHAMD, from the coding sequence ATGGCAAATGTCGCAACCGTGGACGGCGCAAAAGCCGGCCCCATGACCGGTGAGGAGAGGAAAGTTATCCTCGCTTCGTCGCTCGGTACCGTCTTCGAATGGTACGATTTCTACCTTTATGGTTCGCTTGCTCTTTATATCGGCGCGACCTTCTTCAGCCAGTATCCGTCCACAACGCAGTCCATCTTCGCGTTGCTCGCTTTTGCGGCCGGCTTCCTGGTGCGCCCGTTCGGCGCGCTTGTTTTCGGCCGTCTCGGCGACCTCGTCGGCCGCAAATATACGTTCCTTGTCACCATCCTGATCATGGGTCTGTCGACCTTCCTGGTCGGTGTCCTGCCGGGTTCGGCCTCCATCGGCATCAGCGCGCCGATCATCCTGATCGGTCTGCGCCTGCTGCAGGGCCTGGCGCTTGGCGGCGAATATGGCGGTGCCGCGACCTACGTTGCTGAACACGCACCGCACGGGCGCCGTGGCTACTTCACCTCGTGGATCCAGACGACGGCAACGCTCGGTCTCTTCCTGTCGCTGGTGGTGATCCTGCTCGTGCAGTTCGCGGTCGGCAAGGAAGCCTTCGCCGAGTGGGGCTGGCGCGTGCCGTTCCTGCTTTCCTGCGTGCTTCTCGGCGTTTCCGTCTGGATCCGCCTGAAGATGAACGAATCGCCCGCCTTCAAGAAGATGAAGGAAGAGGGCAAGGGCTCGAAAGCGCCTCTGACGGAAGCCTTCGGCCAGTGGAAGAATGCCAAGATTGCCATTCTGGCACTCTTCGGTGCGGTGGTCGGCCAGGCGGTCGTCTGGTACTCGGGCCAGTTTTACGCGCTTTTCTTCCTCACGGGCGTCCTGAAGGTGGACGGCCAGTCGGCCAACCTGATGGTGGCCGCATCGCTGCTCATCGGCACTGGTTTCTTCGTCGTCTTCGGCTGGCTGTCGGACAAGATCGGTCGCAAGCCGATCATCATGGCGGGCCTGCTGCTTGCCATGCTCACCTACTTCCCGCTGTTCAAGGCGCTGACCTGGGCCGGAAACCCGGCGCTTGCCGAGGCCCAGGAGAATGTCCGCGCCACGGTTACGGCGGCTCCCGGCAACTGCAATTTCCAGTTCAACCCGACAGGCGTGCAGAAGTTCACGAGCTCGTGCGACATCGCGACTGCTTTCCTGACCAAGAACTCCGTTCCCTATGACGTCGTGAGCACTGCGGCGGCGGGAACACCGGCGACCGTCAAGATCGGCGAAACGACGATCACCAGCTACGATGCGATTGCCGCCGGCGACAAGGCGAAGGCCGAGGACGCGGCCTTCAGCAAGCAGGTCAACATGGCGCTGCAGGCCGCCGGCTACCCGCTCGTGCGCGGTGTCGCCAAGGTGCCGGATTCCAAGCTCGACGCCTTCGTCGCGGCCAATCCGGAACTGGCGCTTGACGCCGCTGCTGTCCGCGCTGGCGAAAAGGCCATGGTACCGGCCGACAAGCTGGTTGCCGACAAGCTGCTGACGAAGGAAGAAGTCGGCGGCGCCAAGGAAATGGCGGTCTATGCGATCGACAAGGGCGGCGCCTTCACGATGGTGGCCGATCCGGCCCGCGTCAACTGGACGACGATCATCGCCGTGCTGAGCGTCCTCGTCATCTATGTGACGATGGTCTACGGCCCGATCGCGGCTCTGCTGGTCGAGCTCTTCCCGACCCGTATCCGCTACACCGGCATGTCGTTGCCCTACCATATCGGCAACGGCTGGTTCGGTGGGCTGCTGCCGGCAACGGCCTTCGCGATGAGCGCGGCCCGGGGCGACATCTATTACGGCCTCTGGTATCCGATCGTCTTCGCCGGCATCACACTGGTCATCGGCCTGTTGTTCCTGCCCGAGACCAAGGACCGCGATATCCACGCCATGGACTAA